The Streptococcus oralis Uo5 genome includes a window with the following:
- the metA gene encoding homoserine O-acetyltransferase MetA, protein MPIRIDKKLPAVEILRTENIFVMDDQRAAHQDIRPLKILILNLMPQKMVTETQLLRHLANTPLQLDIDFLYMETHRSKTTRSEHMETFYKTFPEVKDDFFDGLIITGAPVEHLPFEEVDYWEEFKQVIEWSETHVFSTLHICWGAQAGLYVRYGVEKHQMDRKLSGIYPQDTLKEGHLLFRGFDDRYVAPHSRHTEILKEEILNKTNLEILSEGPEVGVSILASRDLREIYSFGHLEYDRDTLAREYFRDYEAGLDPHIPENYFKNDDVNETPCLCWSSSAALFFSNWVNYAVYQETPFDWRKVEDDAAAFGYL, encoded by the coding sequence ATGCCGATTCGAATTGATAAAAAATTACCAGCTGTGGAGATTTTAAGGACAGAAAATATCTTTGTTATGGACGACCAACGGGCCGCTCATCAGGATATTCGCCCCTTGAAGATTTTGATTTTAAATCTCATGCCTCAAAAAATGGTAACAGAAACGCAACTCTTGCGGCATTTGGCTAATACCCCTTTGCAACTAGATATTGATTTCTTATATATGGAAACACATCGTTCCAAGACAACTCGTTCCGAACATATGGAAACCTTCTATAAGACCTTTCCAGAGGTCAAGGATGATTTTTTTGATGGACTGATTATCACAGGAGCACCAGTAGAGCATTTACCTTTTGAAGAGGTAGATTACTGGGAGGAATTCAAACAGGTCATCGAATGGTCTGAGACGCATGTTTTTTCAACCCTCCATATCTGTTGGGGAGCTCAAGCAGGTCTTTATGTTCGCTATGGCGTTGAAAAGCACCAGATGGATCGGAAACTATCAGGCATTTATCCACAGGACACCTTGAAAGAAGGGCACCTTCTTTTTAGAGGGTTTGATGATCGCTATGTAGCTCCTCATTCTCGTCATACGGAGATTTTAAAAGAAGAGATCTTAAACAAGACCAATCTTGAGATTCTATCAGAAGGTCCTGAGGTTGGGGTTTCTATCCTAGCTAGTCGAGATTTGCGTGAGATTTATAGTTTTGGTCATTTGGAGTATGATCGTGACACTTTGGCAAGAGAGTATTTTCGTGATTATGAGGCGGGACTCGATCCTCATATCCCAGAGAACTACTTTAAAAATGATGATGTAAATGAGACGCCCTGTCTTTGTTGGTCTTCATCAGCTGCCCTCTTTTTCAGCAATTGGGTAAACTATGCAGTTTATCAAGAAACCCCTTTTGACTGGAGAAAGGTAGAGGATGATGCGGCTGCATTTGGATATCTATAA
- a CDS encoding adenine phosphoribosyltransferase, which translates to MNLKDYIATIENYPKEGITFRDISPLMADGNAYSYAVREIVQYATDKKIDMIVGPEARGFIVGCPVAFELGIGFAPVRKPGKLPREVISADYEKEYGIDTLTMHADAIKPGQRVLIVDDLLATGGTVKATIEMIERLGGVVAGCAFLIELDELKGREKIGDYDYKVLMHY; encoded by the coding sequence ATGAATTTAAAAGATTATATCGCAACGATTGAAAATTATCCCAAGGAAGGCATCACCTTCCGTGATATCAGCCCTTTAATGGCAGATGGAAATGCATATAGCTATGCTGTTCGTGAAATCGTTCAGTATGCAACTGACAAGAAAATCGACATGATCGTGGGTCCAGAGGCTCGCGGATTTATTGTTGGCTGTCCAGTTGCTTTTGAGTTGGGAATTGGCTTTGCACCCGTTCGTAAACCAGGGAAATTACCACGTGAAGTGATTTCTGCTGACTATGAGAAAGAGTACGGTATTGATACCTTGACCATGCATGCAGATGCGATCAAGCCAGGCCAACGTGTTCTCATCGTAGATGATCTTTTGGCAACAGGTGGAACTGTCAAGGCAACGATTGAGATGATTGAAAGACTTGGTGGAGTTGTAGCCGGTTGTGCTTTCTTGATTGAGTTGGATGAGCTTAAAGGCCGTGAAAAAATCGGAGACTACGATTACAAGGTTCTTATGCATTATTAA
- a CDS encoding class I SAM-dependent methyltransferase, with protein sequence MSEAGHKFLAKLGKKRLRPGGKRATDWLIAEGEFSKEKRILEVACNRGTTAIELAQRFGCKITAVDMDGQALEVAKKSAETAGVGHLIRFERANAMKLPYEDASFDIVINEAMLTMQADQAKKKCVMEYLRVLKPEGLLLTHDVLLKEAKESVRQELSQAIHVNVGPLTQDGWEQVMIESGYRDVKILTGEMTLMKLSGMIYDEGWLGTLKICVNACKKENRKQFLTMYKMFAKNKQKLGFIAMASYKSSNR encoded by the coding sequence ATGTCAGAAGCAGGTCATAAGTTTTTAGCAAAACTGGGGAAAAAACGCTTACGTCCAGGTGGAAAACGTGCTACAGATTGGTTAATTGCGGAAGGAGAATTTTCAAAAGAAAAGAGAATACTAGAAGTTGCGTGCAATAGGGGAACTACAGCAATTGAGTTGGCACAGCGTTTTGGTTGTAAGATAACTGCTGTTGATATGGATGGACAAGCCTTAGAAGTGGCTAAAAAATCTGCTGAAACGGCAGGTGTTGGTCATTTGATCAGATTTGAAAGAGCAAATGCAATGAAACTTCCTTATGAAGATGCTAGTTTTGATATTGTTATAAATGAAGCTATGCTGACTATGCAAGCCGATCAAGCTAAGAAAAAATGTGTAATGGAGTATCTAAGGGTTTTAAAACCTGAAGGTCTTCTTTTGACACATGATGTGCTTCTTAAGGAGGCTAAAGAGTCTGTCAGACAGGAATTGTCACAAGCAATTCATGTAAATGTAGGTCCTTTAACTCAAGATGGTTGGGAACAGGTGATGATAGAATCAGGTTATCGTGATGTGAAAATATTGACTGGTGAAATGACATTAATGAAATTATCAGGTATGATTTATGACGAAGGTTGGCTAGGAACTTTGAAAATTTGCGTAAATGCTTGTAAAAAGGAGAATAGAAAGCAGTTTTTAACTATGTATAAAATGTTTGCTAAGAATAAACAGAAATTGGGCTTTATTGCTATGGCTAGTTATAAATCGTCAAATCGTTAG
- the rplA gene encoding 50S ribosomal protein L1: MAKKSKQLRAALEKIDSTKAYSVEEAVALAKETNFAKFDATVEVAYNLNIDVKKADQQIRGAMVLPNGTGKTSRVLVFARGAKAEEAKAAGADFVGEDDLVAKINDGWLDFDVVIATPDMMALVGRLGRVLGPRNLMPNPKTGTVTMDVAKAVEESKGGKITYRADRAGNVQAIIGKVSFEAEKLVENFKAFNETIQKAKPATAKGTYVTNLTITTTQGVGIKVDVNSL, translated from the coding sequence ATGGCTAAAAAAAGCAAACAACTTCGTGCTGCTCTTGAGAAAATCGACAGCACAAAAGCATACAGTGTAGAAGAAGCTGTAGCACTTGCAAAAGAAACTAACTTTGCAAAATTTGACGCAACTGTAGAAGTTGCTTACAACTTGAACATCGACGTTAAAAAAGCTGACCAACAAATCCGTGGCGCAATGGTATTGCCAAACGGTACAGGTAAAACTTCACGCGTTCTTGTTTTCGCACGTGGTGCAAAAGCTGAAGAAGCAAAAGCTGCTGGTGCAGACTTTGTTGGTGAAGATGACCTTGTTGCAAAAATCAACGACGGTTGGTTGGACTTCGACGTAGTTATCGCTACACCTGACATGATGGCTCTTGTTGGACGTCTTGGACGTGTCCTTGGACCACGTAACTTGATGCCAAACCCTAAAACTGGTACTGTAACAATGGATGTTGCTAAAGCAGTTGAAGAGTCTAAAGGTGGTAAAATCACTTACCGTGCTGACCGTGCAGGTAACGTTCAAGCAATCATCGGTAAAGTATCATTTGAAGCTGAAAAATTGGTTGAAAACTTCAAAGCTTTCAACGAAACAATCCAAAAAGCAAAACCAGCTACAGCTAAAGGAACTTACGTAACAAACTTGACTATCACAACTACTCAAGGTGTTGGTATCAAAGTTGACGTAAACTCACTTTAA
- the rplK gene encoding 50S ribosomal protein L11, translated as MAKKVEKLVKLQIPAGKATPAPPVGPALGQAGINIMGFTKEFNARTADQAGMIIPVVISVYEDKSFTFVTKTPPAAVLLKKAAGVEKGSGTPNKTKVATVTRAQVQEIAETKMPDLNAANIESAMRMIEGTARSMGFTVVD; from the coding sequence ATGGCTAAAAAAGTCGAAAAACTTGTAAAATTGCAAATCCCTGCTGGTAAAGCTACACCAGCTCCACCAGTTGGACCTGCTCTTGGTCAAGCTGGTATCAACATCATGGGATTCACAAAAGAGTTCAACGCTCGTACAGCTGACCAAGCTGGTATGATCATTCCAGTTGTTATCTCAGTATACGAAGACAAATCATTTACTTTCGTAACAAAAACACCACCAGCTGCTGTTCTTTTGAAAAAAGCTGCAGGTGTTGAAAAAGGATCAGGTACACCTAACAAAACTAAAGTTGCTACAGTTACTCGTGCACAAGTACAAGAAATTGCAGAAACTAAGATGCCAGATTTGAACGCAGCAAACATTGAGTCTGCAATGCGTATGATCGAAGGTACTGCTCGTTCTATGGGATTCACTGTTGTTGACTAA
- the ldcB gene encoding LD-carboxypeptidase LdcB/DacB, which produces MKKRYVILSGILALTLAACSQEKPKNEENTQKTEQTSQPEGTVGSKSQASSQKKAEVVNKGNYYSVQGKYDEIVIANKHYPLSKDYNPGENPTAKAELLKLIAAMQAAGYPISDHYSGFRSYETQTKLYQDYVNQDGKEAADRYSARPGYSEHQTGLAFDLIGTDGDLVTEEKAAQWLLDHAADYGFVVRYLKGKEKETGYMAEEWHLRYVGKEAKEIAASGLSLEEYYGFEGGDYVD; this is translated from the coding sequence ATGAAAAAAAGATATGTCATTTTATCTGGTATACTAGCGTTGACTCTTGCAGCTTGTTCGCAAGAAAAACCTAAAAATGAAGAAAACACTCAAAAAACAGAACAAACTAGTCAACCTGAAGGAACTGTAGGGAGCAAATCTCAAGCCTCTAGTCAGAAGAAGGCAGAAGTTGTCAATAAGGGAAACTACTATAGTGTTCAAGGGAAATACGATGAAATCGTCATAGCTAATAAGCACTATCCTTTGTCAAAAGACTATAACCCAGGAGAAAATCCAACAGCTAAAGCAGAGTTGCTGAAGCTCATTGCAGCAATGCAAGCAGCTGGCTACCCAATCAGCGATCACTACAGTGGTTTTAGAAGTTATGAAACTCAAACCAAACTTTATCAAGACTATGTGAATCAAGATGGTAAGGAAGCAGCAGATCGTTACTCAGCTCGCCCAGGTTATAGTGAACACCAAACAGGCCTTGCTTTTGACCTTATTGGGACAGATGGTGATTTAGTTACTGAAGAAAAGGCAGCCCAGTGGCTCTTGGATCATGCGGCTGACTATGGCTTTGTTGTCCGCTATCTCAAAGGCAAGGAAAAGGAGACCGGCTACATGGCAGAAGAATGGCACCTCCGCTACGTTGGAAAAGAAGCCAAAGAAATTGCTGCAAGTGGCCTCAGTTTGGAAGAATACTATGGATTTGAAGGTGGCGATTACGTCGATTAA
- a CDS encoding HIT family protein, whose translation MCLICQRIEWIKAGENPYFVKELETGYVVIGDHQYFKGYTLFLAKEHVTELHHMETSEKLRFLEEMSLVQEAVAKTFKAEKMNIELLGNGDAHAHWHLFPRQSGDMRGHGLNGRGPVWWVPWEEMAAEDCQVKSHELEQMIKALSDELEKHVV comes from the coding sequence ATGTGTTTGATTTGTCAAAGAATTGAATGGATCAAGGCAGGGGAAAATCCCTATTTTGTAAAAGAATTAGAAACAGGCTATGTTGTCATTGGAGACCACCAATACTTTAAGGGCTATACCTTATTTCTGGCAAAAGAGCATGTCACAGAACTTCACCATATGGAGACTTCTGAAAAATTGCGTTTTCTAGAGGAAATGAGTTTGGTCCAAGAAGCTGTCGCCAAAACGTTTAAAGCTGAAAAGATGAACATCGAACTTCTAGGAAATGGAGATGCCCACGCTCACTGGCACCTCTTTCCAAGACAATCAGGTGATATGAGGGGGCATGGATTGAATGGCCGTGGTCCAGTCTGGTGGGTGCCCTGGGAAGAAATGGCGGCAGAAGATTGCCAAGTGAAATCCCATGAGTTGGAACAAATGATTAAAGCCTTATCCGATGAGTTAGAGAAGCACGTGGTCTAA
- a CDS encoding M42 family metallopeptidase gives MNQTINYIKELTAIASPTGFTREISDYLVHTLEEIGYQPVRTAKGGVNVTIKGQNDDQHRYVTAHVDTLGAIVRAVKSDGRLKLDRIGGFPWNMIEGENCTVHVASTSQKVSGTILIHQTSCHVYKDAGTAERTQDNMEVRLDEKVTNEKETRAMGIEIGDFISFDPRTVVTETGFIKSRHLDDKVSAAILLNLLRVYKEEGIELPVTTHFAFSVFEEVGHGANSNIPAQVVEYLAVDMGAMGDDQQTDEYTVSICVKDASGPYHYDFRQHLVTLAKEQDIPFKLDIYPFYGSDASAAMSAGAEVKHALLGAGIESSHSYERTHIDSVVATERMVDAYLKSALVD, from the coding sequence ATGAATCAGACTATAAACTATATCAAAGAACTAACCGCTATTGCATCTCCAACAGGCTTTACTCGTGAGATTTCAGACTACCTAGTCCATACTTTAGAAGAGATTGGTTACCAGCCGGTTCGTACAGCCAAGGGCGGTGTCAATGTTACTATTAAAGGTCAAAATGATGACCAACACCGCTATGTGACTGCCCATGTGGATACGCTGGGTGCTATTGTCCGTGCAGTCAAATCGGATGGCCGTCTCAAATTGGATCGTATTGGTGGTTTCCCTTGGAACATGATTGAAGGGGAGAACTGTACGGTTCATGTGGCTAGCACTAGTCAAAAGGTATCTGGGACCATCCTCATCCACCAGACTTCTTGTCATGTCTACAAGGATGCAGGAACTGCAGAACGTACGCAGGACAATATGGAAGTGCGTTTGGATGAAAAAGTGACCAATGAAAAAGAAACCCGCGCCATGGGCATTGAGATCGGTGATTTTATCAGCTTTGACCCGCGAACTGTCGTGACAGAGACTGGTTTTATCAAGTCTCGTCACTTGGACGACAAGGTCAGCGCGGCAATTCTGCTCAATCTTCTTCGTGTTTATAAGGAGGAGGGAATTGAGTTGCCAGTAACAACTCATTTTGCCTTTTCAGTCTTTGAAGAGGTTGGTCACGGTGCCAACTCCAATATTCCAGCTCAGGTAGTGGAATATTTAGCTGTGGATATGGGAGCTATGGGCGATGACCAGCAGACGGATGAGTATACAGTTTCTATCTGTGTCAAGGACGCTTCAGGTCCCTATCACTATGACTTCCGTCAACACTTGGTAACTTTGGCGAAGGAGCAAGATATTCCTTTTAAGCTCGACATTTATCCATTTTACGGTTCGGATGCTTCAGCGGCTATGTCAGCAGGAGCAGAGGTCAAACACGCCCTCCTTGGAGCTGGTATTGAGTCCAGTCACTCTTACGAACGAACACATATTGATTCGGTCGTGGCGACAGAGCGTATGGTTGATGCCTATCTCAAGAGTGCATTGGTAGACTAA
- a CDS encoding DUF1307 domain-containing protein, protein MKSYFKVSLALVASLVLLLGCSKQASTTASSSTKEDTTTQSSESKQSSQQSSEKKETTKTHTFVNKNNSGITSTLVYTVEGDNVIKQSANNIADPEILGATPEDVKSFIEEKYKGYNGLKGVKQTIEIKDGKVVQDLEVDFSVASISELRKALPEEYSGIGNRVSFSNSKKALEKMGFTEKTN, encoded by the coding sequence ATGAAATCATACTTTAAAGTATCACTAGCCCTTGTGGCTTCACTTGTCCTCCTGCTCGGATGTTCCAAACAAGCATCAACAACTGCTAGCAGCAGTACCAAAGAAGACACAACAACTCAGTCAAGTGAGAGCAAACAAAGCAGTCAACAATCATCTGAAAAGAAAGAAACAACTAAAACACATACCTTTGTAAACAAAAATAATTCTGGAATCACTTCTACCTTGGTTTATACTGTAGAGGGGGACAATGTTATCAAGCAATCAGCTAATAACATTGCTGATCCTGAAATCCTTGGTGCAACTCCAGAAGATGTCAAGAGTTTTATCGAAGAAAAGTACAAAGGTTATAATGGACTCAAAGGTGTTAAACAAACGATTGAAATCAAAGATGGAAAAGTTGTTCAAGATCTAGAAGTTGATTTCTCAGTTGCAAGTATTAGCGAACTTAGAAAAGCACTTCCTGAAGAATATTCTGGTATCGGCAATCGTGTCAGTTTCTCAAACTCAAAAAAAGCACTGGAAAAAATGGGATTCACAGAAAAGACGAACTAA
- a CDS encoding DUF1307 domain-containing protein — MKTYVKTSLALVASLILLLGCSKQASTTANSSSKEDTTNQSSETKQSSQQSSEKKDETKNYIFVHNSNPGRTSTLTYTVKGDDVVKQEVYNVFDPEILDKSAEEIKELIVKTYKKEEGLKGITQNIEFKDGKVIHSMEVDMTVVNLEEMKKAMPNEVSGSGSRVSFLKTRKMLKEAGYTEQTN; from the coding sequence ATGAAAACTTATGTTAAAACTTCATTAGCTCTAGTGGCTTCACTTATTCTCCTACTCGGATGTTCCAAACAAGCATCAACAACTGCAAACAGCAGTAGCAAAGAAGACACAACAAATCAGTCAAGCGAGACCAAACAAAGCAGTCAACAATCATCTGAAAAGAAAGATGAGACAAAAAACTATATTTTTGTTCACAATAGCAATCCCGGAAGAACTTCTACCTTGACATACACTGTTAAGGGGGATGATGTTGTAAAACAAGAAGTCTATAATGTTTTTGACCCTGAAATACTGGACAAGTCAGCAGAAGAGATTAAAGAACTTATCGTGAAAACTTATAAAAAGGAGGAAGGACTTAAAGGCATTACACAAAATATCGAATTCAAAGATGGAAAAGTCATCCATAGCATGGAGGTTGACATGACTGTTGTGAATCTCGAAGAGATGAAAAAAGCAATGCCAAATGAAGTTTCTGGCTCTGGAAGCCGTGTAAGTTTCCTAAAAACTAGAAAAATGCTTAAAGAGGCTGGTTATACTGAACAAACCAACTAA
- the brnQ gene encoding branched-chain amino acid transport system II carrier protein, whose product MAKKGALTGLLLFGIFFGAGNLIFPPSLGALSGEQFLPAIAGFVFSGVGIAVLTLIIGTLNPKGYIHEISKKISPWFATLYLAVLYLSIGPFFAIPRTATTAYEVGISPLLSEANKGLGLIVFTVLYFAAAYLISLNPSKILDRIGRVLTPVFALLIVILVVLGAFKYGGTSPQAASAAYQASAFGTGFLEGYNTLDALASVAFSVIAVQTLKQLGFSSKKEYISTIWVVGIVVALAFSALYIGLGFLGNHFPVPAEAMKGGTPGVYILSQATQEIFGSTAQLFLAVMVTVTCFTTTVGLIVSTAEFFNGRFPQISYKVYATAFTLIGFAIANLGLDAIIKYSVPVLVILYPITIAIVMIVIVNKFVALSKPGMQLTIGLVTAIALASVLGSSFKIEFLENLINALPFASASLPWLVPAIIGILLSLVLPNKQESDVFEME is encoded by the coding sequence ATGGCTAAAAAAGGTGCCCTAACAGGCTTACTCCTGTTTGGAATATTTTTTGGTGCGGGGAACTTGATCTTTCCGCCTTCTCTAGGTGCCCTATCTGGAGAACAGTTTCTTCCTGCCATCGCAGGTTTTGTCTTTTCAGGTGTCGGTATTGCCGTCTTGACACTTATTATTGGAACGCTAAATCCGAAAGGATACATTCACGAGATTTCTAAGAAAATCTCACCTTGGTTTGCGACACTTTATCTTGCAGTCCTCTATCTATCAATTGGCCCCTTCTTTGCCATTCCGCGTACAGCCACAACAGCTTATGAAGTTGGGATTAGCCCCCTCTTATCCGAAGCAAACAAAGGTCTAGGATTGATTGTTTTTACTGTGCTTTATTTTGCAGCAGCCTATCTGATTTCACTCAATCCATCAAAGATTTTGGATCGAATCGGACGTGTTTTAACGCCAGTCTTTGCCTTATTGATCGTTATCTTGGTTGTACTAGGTGCCTTCAAATATGGTGGAACAAGCCCTCAAGCGGCTTCAGCTGCTTATCAAGCTTCTGCCTTTGGTACAGGATTCCTAGAAGGTTATAACACCTTGGATGCCCTTGCTTCAGTTGCCTTCAGTGTGATTGCAGTTCAAACCTTGAAACAACTTGGATTCTCCAGTAAGAAAGAATACATTTCAACTATTTGGGTGGTTGGTATCGTTGTAGCTCTTGCCTTTAGCGCTCTCTATATTGGTCTAGGATTCCTTGGAAATCACTTCCCAGTGCCGGCAGAAGCCATGAAGGGTGGAACTCCAGGTGTTTATATCTTGTCGCAAGCAACTCAGGAAATCTTTGGTTCAACAGCTCAACTCTTCCTTGCTGTTATGGTAACTGTAACCTGCTTCACAACGACAGTTGGATTGATTGTGTCGACAGCAGAGTTCTTTAACGGACGTTTCCCACAAATCAGCTACAAGGTCTATGCCACTGCCTTTACCTTGATTGGATTTGCTATTGCAAACCTCGGTTTGGATGCAATCATTAAGTACTCAGTGCCAGTACTGGTAATCTTGTACCCAATCACCATCGCCATTGTGATGATCGTGATTGTTAATAAGTTTGTAGCCCTATCAAAACCGGGCATGCAGTTAACTATTGGGCTTGTTACAGCTATTGCTCTTGCAAGTGTCCTTGGAAGTTCCTTTAAAATTGAGTTTCTAGAAAATCTGATTAATGCCCTTCCGTTTGCGTCAGCCTCTCTTCCATGGCTAGTGCCTGCTATTATCGGAATCTTGCTTTCATTGGTTCTACCAAACAAACAAGAGAGTGACGTTTTTGAGATGGAATGA
- a CDS encoding rhodanese-like domain-containing protein, producing MKEIAFDAFYQLYQNEQLSLVDVREVEEFETLHLEGAQNLPLSQLADTYDQLDKDLLHYVICKSGMRSARACQFLAEQGYDVINVQGGMTAFENL from the coding sequence ATGAAAGAAATAGCCTTCGATGCATTTTACCAGCTTTATCAAAATGAGCAACTTTCTTTAGTGGACGTGAGAGAAGTAGAAGAGTTCGAGACGCTTCATTTAGAAGGTGCTCAGAACCTACCACTTAGTCAATTGGCTGATACTTATGATCAGTTGGACAAGGACCTCTTGCATTATGTCATTTGTAAATCAGGAATGCGTTCAGCGCGTGCTTGTCAGTTTCTAGCTGAACAGGGTTATGACGTTATCAATGTCCAAGGTGGAATGACGGCCTTTGAAAATCTTTAA
- a CDS encoding uracil-DNA glycosylase family protein has product MSQIERIKQAIMADPQNTSYTERGIEPLFAAPKTARINIVGQAPGLKTQEAGIYWKDKSGDRLRDWLGVDEDTFYNSGLFAVLPMDFYFPGHGKSGDLPPRTGFAEKWHPQLLQELPDIQLTLLIGQYAQAYYLHEKVSGKVTERVKHYKDYLPEFFPLVHPSPRNQIWMAKNPWFESEVVPELKKRIKAILGEKE; this is encoded by the coding sequence ATGTCTCAAATTGAAAGAATCAAGCAAGCCATTATGGCGGATCCGCAAAATACCAGCTATACAGAACGCGGAATCGAACCTCTCTTTGCGGCGCCAAAAACTGCCCGCATCAATATTGTCGGTCAGGCACCGGGGCTTAAAACCCAAGAAGCTGGGATTTATTGGAAGGATAAGAGTGGTGATCGCTTGCGGGACTGGCTAGGTGTAGATGAAGATACCTTTTACAATTCAGGCTTGTTTGCAGTTTTGCCAATGGATTTTTACTTTCCTGGACATGGCAAGTCAGGCGACCTTCCACCTCGTACAGGTTTTGCAGAAAAATGGCATCCGCAACTCTTGCAAGAATTGCCCGATATTCAATTAACTCTCTTGATTGGGCAATATGCCCAAGCCTATTATTTACATGAGAAAGTTAGTGGCAAGGTAACAGAGCGGGTGAAACACTACAAAGACTATCTACCAGAATTTTTCCCTCTGGTGCACCCGTCACCACGAAATCAAATCTGGATGGCTAAGAATCCTTGGTTTGAGTCAGAAGTAGTGCCAGAGTTGAAAAAAAGAATTAAAGCTATTTTAGGAGAAAAAGAATGA
- the pepV gene encoding dipeptidase PepV, whose product MTAIDFTAEVEKRKEDLLADLFSLLEINSERDDSKVDAEHPFGPGPVKALEKFLEIADRDGYPTKNVDNYAGHFEFGEGEEVLGIFAHMDVVPAGSGWDTDPYTPTIKDGRLYARGASDDKGPTTACYYGLKIIKELGLPTSKKVRFIVGTDEESGWADMDYYFEHVGLEKPNFGFSPDAEFPIINGEKGNITEYLHFAGENAGAARLHSFTGGLRENMVPESATAVVSGDLADLQAKLDAFVAEHKLRGEIKKESGKYKVTIIGKSAHGAMPASGVNGATYLALFLSQFDFAGPAKDYLDIAGKILLNDHEGENLKVAHVDEKMGSLSMNAGVFRFDETSADNTIALNFRYPKGTSPEQIKSILETLPVASVSLSEHGHTPHYVPMEDPLVQTLLNVYEKQTCLKGHEQVIGGGTFGRLLERGVAYGAMFPDSIDTMHQANEFIALDDLFRAAAIYAEAIYELIK is encoded by the coding sequence ATGACAGCAATTGATTTTACAGCAGAAGTAGAAAAACGCAAAGAAGACCTCTTGGCTGACTTGTTTAGCCTTTTGGAAATCAACTCAGAACGTGATGACAGCAAGGTAGATGCTGAGCATCCATTTGGACCTGGGCCAGTAAAAGCCTTGGAAAAATTCCTTGAAATCGCAGACCGTGACGGCTATCCAACTAAGAATGTCGATAACTACGCAGGACATTTTGAGTTTGGTGAAGGAGAAGAAGTTCTCGGAATCTTTGCTCACATGGACGTGGTGCCAGCTGGTAGTGGTTGGGACACAGATCCTTACACACCAACTATCAAAGACGGTCGTCTTTATGCGCGTGGAGCTTCAGACGACAAGGGGCCTACAACAGCTTGTTACTATGGCTTGAAAATCATCAAAGAATTGGGCCTCCCAACTTCTAAAAAAGTTCGTTTCATCGTCGGAACAGATGAAGAATCAGGTTGGGCAGACATGGACTACTACTTTGAACATGTAGGACTTGAAAAACCAAACTTTGGATTCTCACCAGATGCTGAATTCCCAATCATCAATGGTGAAAAAGGAAATATCACAGAATACCTTCACTTTGCAGGTGAAAATGCAGGTGCTGCTCGTCTTCACAGCTTCACAGGTGGTTTGCGTGAAAACATGGTACCTGAATCAGCAACAGCAGTTGTTTCAGGTGACTTGGCTGACTTGCAAGCTAAACTAGATGCCTTTGTTGCAGAACACAAACTCAGAGGAGAAATCAAAAAAGAATCTGGCAAATACAAGGTGACAATCATTGGTAAATCAGCTCATGGTGCTATGCCAGCTTCAGGTGTCAATGGTGCGACCTACCTGGCCCTCTTCCTCAGCCAATTTGACTTTGCTGGACCAGCCAAAGACTACCTCGACATCGCTGGTAAGATTCTCTTGAATGACCATGAGGGTGAAAATCTCAAGGTTGCTCATGTGGATGAAAAGATGGGTTCCCTTTCTATGAATGCGGGTGTCTTCCGCTTTGATGAAACAAGTGCTGATAATACCATTGCTCTCAACTTCCGTTATCCAAAAGGAACAAGTCCAGAGCAAATCAAGTCAATCCTTGAAACCTTGCCAGTTGCTTCTGTTAGCCTTTCTGAACACGGTCACACCCCTCACTATGTACCGATGGAAGATCCACTTGTGCAAACCTTGTTGAATGTTTATGAAAAACAAACTTGTCTTAAAGGTCACGAGCAAGTCATCGGTGGTGGTACCTTTGGTCGTTTACTGGAACGTGGGGTTGCCTACGGTGCTATGTTCCCGGACTCAATCGATACCATGCACCAAGCCAATGAATTTATCGCCTTGGACGATCTCTTCCGAGCAGCAGCAATTTATGCAGAAGCTATTTATGAATTGATCAAATAA